A DNA window from Enterobacter cloacae subsp. cloacae ATCC 13047 contains the following coding sequences:
- the sseB gene encoding enhanced serine sensitivity protein SseB → MSETKNELETLLEQAATEPAHRPAFFRTLLESTVWVPGTAAEGEQVVEDSALDLLHWEKDDGTSVIPFFTSLEALQTAVEDEQAFVVMPVRTLFEMTLGQTLFLNAKLPTGKEFTPREISHLIGEEGNPLSTQEVLEGGETLLLSEVAEPPAQMIDSLTTLFKTLKPVRRAFLCSIKEQADEQPVLLIGIEADGDIDEIIQAAGSVATDTLPGDEPIDICQVKNGEKGISHFITEHITPFYERRWGGFLRDLKTNRVI, encoded by the coding sequence ATGTCCGAAACCAAAAACGAATTAGAAACCCTGCTGGAACAGGCGGCGACCGAGCCCGCCCACCGTCCGGCATTTTTCCGCACGCTGCTGGAATCCACCGTCTGGGTGCCAGGAACCGCGGCGGAAGGTGAGCAGGTTGTTGAAGACAGCGCGCTGGATCTGCTGCACTGGGAGAAAGACGACGGCACCTCGGTGATCCCGTTCTTTACCTCGCTGGAAGCGCTACAGACCGCCGTTGAAGACGAACAGGCGTTCGTGGTGATGCCGGTACGCACGCTGTTCGAAATGACGCTGGGCCAGACGCTGTTCCTTAATGCGAAACTGCCGACCGGGAAAGAGTTCACGCCGCGTGAAATCAGCCATCTGATTGGTGAAGAGGGTAACCCGCTCAGTACCCAGGAAGTGCTGGAAGGGGGCGAAACGCTGCTGCTCTCTGAAGTGGCCGAACCACCAGCGCAGATGATCGATTCCCTGACCACGTTGTTCAAAACCCTGAAGCCGGTACGGCGCGCGTTCCTCTGTTCGATTAAAGAGCAAGCGGATGAACAGCCGGTACTGTTGATTGGGATTGAAGCTGACGGCGATATCGATGAAATCATCCAGGCGGCGGGCAGCGTGGCCACCGATACGTTGCCGGGCGATGAGCCAATTGATATCTGCCAGGTGAAGAACGGTGAGAAGGGCATCAGCCACTTTATTACCGAGCACATCACACCGTTTTATGAGCGTCGCTGGGGCGGTTTCCTGCGCGATCTCAAAACCAACCGCGTCATCTGA
- the sseA gene encoding 3-mercaptopyruvate sulfurtransferase: MSTSYFVAADWLIEHGDDPEVQIIDARMAPPGQEHRDVPGEYRVGHLPGAVFFDIETLSDHTSPLPHMLPRPEAFSVAMRELGISKDKHLVVYDEGNLFSAPRAWWMLKNFGVEKVSILAGGLAGWKRDELPLQQGDVTLPEGDFDATFDANVVKRLTDVLVVSHENTAQIVDARPAARFNAEADEPRPGLKRGHIPGALNVPWGDLVFEGELKTTDELRAIFDRQGVDLHRPIIASCGSGVTACVVILALATLGVNDVTLYDGAWSEWGARDDLPVEPAK; encoded by the coding sequence ATGTCCACCTCATATTTTGTCGCCGCCGACTGGCTGATTGAGCACGGCGACGATCCTGAAGTGCAGATTATTGACGCGCGTATGGCTCCTCCGGGCCAGGAGCATCGTGACGTTCCCGGTGAATACCGCGTAGGGCACCTGCCGGGCGCGGTATTTTTTGATATCGAAACCCTCTCCGATCACACCTCCCCTCTGCCGCACATGCTGCCGCGCCCGGAAGCCTTCTCCGTGGCGATGCGCGAGCTGGGCATCAGCAAAGACAAACACCTCGTTGTTTATGATGAAGGTAACCTCTTCTCTGCCCCGCGCGCGTGGTGGATGCTGAAAAACTTCGGCGTCGAGAAAGTCTCGATTCTGGCGGGGGGGCTGGCTGGCTGGAAGCGCGACGAACTGCCGCTGCAGCAGGGGGACGTGACGCTGCCGGAGGGGGATTTTGACGCGACGTTTGACGCAAATGTGGTGAAACGCCTGACCGACGTGCTGGTCGTCAGCCATGAAAACACTGCTCAAATCGTCGATGCGCGTCCTGCCGCACGTTTTAACGCTGAAGCGGACGAACCTCGCCCTGGCCTGAAACGCGGACACATTCCGGGGGCGTTGAACGTGCCGTGGGGCGATCTGGTGTTTGAGGGCGAGCTGAAAACCACCGATGAGCTACGCGCGATTTTTGATCGTCAGGGCGTGGATTTACACCGTCCGATTATTGCCAGCTGCGGTTCCGGCGTAACGGCCTGCGTGGTGATCCTGGCGCTCGCCACGCTCGGCGTAAACGACGTCACGCTGTACGATGGTGCCTGGAGTGAGTGGGGTGCGCGGGACGACCTGCCGGTTGAACCCGCGAAATAA
- a CDS encoding 6-phospho-alpha-glucosidase, whose protein sequence is MFTPPFILSIAGGGSTYTPGIVKSLMVRLQDFPLAEIRLYDIDEARQNTIAPVVEKVIRDHSQSIKFTVTNDPEVAFSGAHFVFAQMRVGQYKMREQDEKIPLRHGVVGQETCGPGGLAYGLRTILPMVELIDLVDRYAHEKAWIVNYSNPAAIVAEGVRRLRPNARVLNICDMPVAAMRNMGAILGVDRRKLEVDYFGLNHFGWFTRVLVDGEDKLPELRKHIAKFGLLTEDAAKTDPQHSDPSWVKTWRNIKPIMDNFPEYLPNPYLQYYLMPNQIVEHQNPDYTRANEVMNGREKKLFAAAEDYKRTGILPDAFHVGVHGEFIVDVACSLAFNLRSRHLVMVENRGAITNLPYDAVVEVPAYITSEGPEPVRVGQVPLFHQTLLQQQLASEQLLVEATIEGSYEKALQAFTLNRTVPTMEHAKAILDEMIEANREYWPALQKAWQNGEAVKK, encoded by the coding sequence ATGTTTACACCCCCATTCATTCTGTCGATTGCTGGCGGCGGTAGCACCTACACGCCAGGTATTGTGAAAAGCCTGATGGTGCGTCTGCAGGACTTCCCACTGGCCGAAATCCGCCTCTACGACATCGACGAGGCGCGTCAGAACACGATTGCCCCGGTGGTGGAAAAAGTGATCCGCGACCACAGCCAGAGCATCAAATTTACCGTCACCAATGACCCGGAAGTGGCCTTCAGCGGCGCACACTTCGTCTTCGCCCAGATGCGCGTTGGCCAGTATAAAATGCGCGAGCAGGATGAGAAGATCCCGCTGCGCCACGGCGTGGTTGGTCAGGAGACCTGCGGCCCCGGCGGGCTGGCTTATGGGCTGCGTACGATCCTGCCAATGGTCGAGCTTATCGATCTGGTGGATCGCTACGCGCATGAAAAAGCATGGATCGTAAACTACTCCAACCCGGCGGCAATCGTCGCAGAGGGGGTGCGTCGCCTGCGACCGAACGCCCGCGTGCTGAATATTTGCGATATGCCGGTTGCTGCAATGCGTAACATGGGAGCCATTCTGGGGGTCGATCGCCGCAAGCTGGAGGTGGACTACTTTGGGCTGAATCACTTCGGCTGGTTTACCCGTGTGTTGGTGGACGGCGAGGACAAGCTGCCGGAACTGCGTAAACATATCGCGAAGTTTGGTCTGCTGACGGAAGATGCCGCCAAAACCGACCCGCAGCACTCCGATCCGTCGTGGGTGAAAACCTGGCGCAACATCAAGCCGATCATGGATAACTTCCCGGAGTATCTGCCGAACCCGTATCTGCAGTACTACCTGATGCCGAACCAGATTGTTGAGCATCAGAACCCGGACTACACCCGCGCTAACGAAGTGATGAACGGGCGTGAGAAAAAGCTGTTTGCCGCAGCCGAAGACTATAAGCGTACCGGGATCCTGCCGGACGCCTTCCACGTTGGCGTTCACGGCGAGTTTATCGTCGATGTCGCCTGCTCGCTGGCCTTCAACCTGCGGAGCCGTCATCTGGTGATGGTGGAAAACCGCGGGGCAATTACTAATCTGCCGTACGATGCGGTCGTCGAGGTTCCCGCTTATATCACCTCAGAGGGGCCAGAGCCTGTCCGCGTGGGCCAGGTGCCGCTGTTCCATCAGACGCTGCTGCAACAGCAGCTCGCCTCTGAACAACTGCTGGTGGAAGCAACCATTGAAGGGAGCTATGAGAAAGCGCTACAGGCATTTACCCTGAATCGCACCGTGCCGACCATGGAGCACGCGAAAGCGATTCTGGATGAGATGATCGAGGCAAACCGCGAGTACTGGCCTGCGCTGCAAAAAGCCTGGCAGAACGGCGAAGCGGTGAAAAAATAG
- the pepB gene encoding aminopeptidase PepB encodes MTEAMKITLSTQPADARWGEKATYSINNDGITLHLTGNDDLGLIQRAARKIDGLGIKHVSLAGEGWDTDRSWAFWAGYKGPKGTRKIEWANLDEAGQKELESRLTIIDWVRDTINAPAEELGPEQLAQRAVDLLCGVAGDNMSYRITKGEDLREQNYMGIHTVGRGSERPPVLLALDYNPTGDKDAPVFACLVGKGITFDTGGYSLKQSAFMDSMKSDMGGAATITGALAFAITRGLKKRVKLYLCCADNMVSGNAFKLGDIIRYRNGKNVEVMNTDAEGRLVLADGLIDASAQKPELIIDMATLTGAAKTALGNDYHALFSFDDKLAARLLASAAAENEPFWRLPLAEFHRSQLPSNFAELNNTASAAYPAGASTAAGFLSHFVENYHEGWLHIDCSATYRKAAVEQWSAGATGLGVRTVANLLTAE; translated from the coding sequence ATGACCGAAGCGATGAAGATTACGCTCTCTACGCAACCCGCCGATGCGCGTTGGGGCGAAAAAGCCACTTACAGTATCAACAACGACGGTATTACCCTGCACCTGACGGGCAACGACGATCTGGGCCTGATCCAGCGCGCCGCGCGTAAAATTGATGGGCTCGGCATTAAGCATGTCTCTCTGGCAGGCGAGGGCTGGGACACCGACCGCAGCTGGGCGTTCTGGGCCGGTTATAAAGGGCCAAAAGGCACCCGTAAAATTGAGTGGGCCAACCTTGACGAAGCCGGTCAAAAAGAGCTGGAAAGCCGCCTGACCATTATCGACTGGGTACGTGACACCATTAACGCACCGGCAGAAGAGCTGGGGCCGGAACAGCTGGCACAGCGCGCCGTTGACCTGTTGTGCGGCGTGGCCGGCGACAACATGTCTTATCGCATCACCAAAGGTGAAGACCTGCGCGAGCAGAACTACATGGGCATTCACACCGTGGGTCGTGGCTCTGAGCGTCCACCGGTGCTGCTGGCGCTGGACTACAACCCAACCGGCGATAAAGACGCGCCAGTATTTGCCTGCCTGGTCGGGAAAGGTATCACCTTCGATACCGGTGGCTACAGCCTGAAGCAGAGCGCGTTCATGGACTCCATGAAATCCGACATGGGCGGGGCGGCAACCATCACTGGTGCGCTGGCGTTTGCGATTACCCGTGGCCTGAAAAAACGCGTGAAGCTGTACCTGTGCTGCGCTGACAACATGGTAAGCGGTAATGCCTTCAAGCTCGGCGACATCATTCGCTACCGCAACGGCAAAAATGTTGAAGTGATGAACACCGATGCAGAAGGCCGTCTGGTGCTGGCTGATGGCCTGATCGACGCTTCTGCCCAGAAGCCAGAGTTGATTATCGATATGGCCACCCTGACCGGCGCGGCAAAAACGGCGCTGGGTAACGACTACCATGCGCTGTTCAGCTTTGACGACAAGCTGGCGGCCCGCCTGCTGGCAAGTGCTGCGGCAGAAAACGAACCGTTCTGGCGTCTGCCGCTGGCGGAGTTCCACCGCAGCCAGCTGCCGTCAAATTTTGCCGAACTGAACAACACCGCGAGCGCGGCATACCCGGCGGGTGCAAGCACCGCAGCAGGCTTCCTGTCCCACTTCGTTGAGAACTATCACGAAGGCTGGCTGCATATCGACTGCTCCGCAACCTACCGTAAAGCGGCAGTTGAGCAGTGGTCTGCGGGCGCGACCGGCCTGGGCGTGCGTACCGTGGCGAACCTGCTGACGGCTGAGTAA
- a CDS encoding PTS transporter subunit EIIC: protein MKRAVNALQNFGKSLYGPVLILPIVGLFIAFGNVLGNGNLAEYLPFLGHPLIQNIGQLIAKSAVSVLVNLALVFAVGIPIGLATRDKGYAALIGLVTFVVFINAMNVTLQLQGELANAAQMKAAGQTMVLGVQVLEMGVFAGILTGALSGYLYNKYSGVQFNGAMAIYSGHCFVAIVMLPVSMLLGVVMSELWPFAQHGISAMALAIKGSGPFGVAIYGFLERILVPTGLHHLVYTPFLYTELGGTQEVCGTVYQGARNIYFAEMACPEVKQLSSTVVWDARGISKMFGLPAAALAMYMTAKPERKAAAKAILIPAALTSLLVGVTEPIEFSFLFVAPLLFVVHAVLTGIGMMLFSLLGVHAIGANGIIDFILYNLPLGTEKSNWPMYIVVGLIMFALYFVVFRFLILRFNMKTPGREDEDQETRLYSKQEYQAKGNNDGLGESIVVGLGGRENIEVVDNCYTRLRVTVKDVAIIDEPRLKATGAKGIIKQGNNVQVVYGLHVKKMREAVETFL, encoded by the coding sequence ATGAAACGAGCCGTGAACGCCCTACAAAATTTCGGAAAATCATTGTACGGACCGGTACTTATTTTACCGATCGTCGGTCTGTTTATCGCCTTTGGCAATGTGCTGGGCAATGGCAACCTGGCCGAGTATCTGCCGTTTCTCGGCCATCCGCTGATCCAGAATATCGGCCAGCTGATCGCCAAATCTGCCGTGTCGGTGCTGGTTAACCTGGCCCTGGTGTTTGCCGTCGGCATCCCGATTGGTCTGGCAACACGGGACAAAGGCTACGCGGCGCTGATTGGGCTGGTGACGTTTGTGGTGTTTATCAACGCCATGAACGTCACGCTACAGCTTCAGGGCGAACTGGCAAACGCAGCACAGATGAAAGCCGCCGGGCAGACCATGGTGCTGGGCGTTCAGGTGCTGGAGATGGGCGTGTTCGCCGGGATCCTGACCGGCGCGCTTTCTGGATACCTGTACAACAAATACTCCGGCGTACAGTTTAACGGCGCGATGGCGATTTACTCTGGTCACTGTTTTGTCGCCATTGTGATGCTGCCCGTTTCCATGCTGCTCGGCGTAGTGATGAGCGAGCTGTGGCCGTTTGCCCAGCACGGCATTAGCGCAATGGCGCTTGCCATCAAAGGTTCTGGTCCGTTCGGCGTGGCGATCTACGGCTTCCTTGAGCGCATTCTGGTGCCCACCGGTCTGCATCATCTGGTCTATACCCCGTTCCTGTATACCGAACTGGGCGGCACGCAAGAGGTGTGCGGTACGGTTTATCAGGGCGCGCGCAACATTTACTTCGCGGAAATGGCCTGCCCGGAGGTGAAACAGCTCAGCAGCACGGTGGTATGGGATGCGCGCGGCATCAGCAAGATGTTTGGCCTGCCGGCGGCGGCGCTGGCGATGTACATGACCGCAAAGCCGGAGCGTAAAGCGGCAGCAAAAGCGATTCTGATCCCGGCGGCGCTCACTTCGCTGCTGGTCGGCGTCACCGAGCCCATTGAGTTCTCCTTCCTGTTTGTCGCCCCGCTGCTGTTCGTGGTGCACGCGGTGCTGACGGGTATCGGGATGATGCTGTTCTCCCTGCTGGGTGTTCACGCCATCGGCGCTAACGGGATTATCGATTTTATTCTCTACAACCTGCCGCTCGGTACGGAGAAGTCCAACTGGCCGATGTACATCGTGGTCGGGCTGATCATGTTCGCCCTCTACTTCGTGGTGTTCCGCTTCCTGATCCTGCGTTTCAACATGAAAACGCCAGGCCGTGAAGATGAGGATCAGGAGACGCGCCTTTACAGCAAACAGGAGTACCAGGCGAAGGGCAATAACGACGGGCTGGGTGAATCCATCGTCGTCGGTCTGGGCGGCCGGGAAAATATTGAAGTGGTGGATAACTGCTACACCCGCTTACGTGTGACGGTGAAGGATGTCGCCATCATTGATGAGCCGCGCCTGAAAGCGACCGGCGCAAAAGGGATTATCAAACAAGGTAACAACGTTCAGGTGGTCTACGGGCTGCATGTCAAAAAAATGCGAGAAGCCGTTGAGACGTTTCTCTGA
- the iscX gene encoding Fe-S cluster assembly protein IscX: protein MGLKWTDSREIGEALYDANPDLDPKTVRFTDMHQWICDLEDFDDDPNASNEKILEAILLVWLDEAE, encoded by the coding sequence ATGGGACTGAAGTGGACAGACAGCCGTGAAATCGGCGAAGCGCTCTACGACGCTAACCCGGATCTCGATCCAAAAACCGTACGCTTCACCGATATGCATCAGTGGATCTGCGATTTAGAGGATTTTGACGACGATCCCAACGCATCCAATGAAAAAATTCTGGAGGCGATTCTGTTAGTCTGGTTAGATGAAGCAGAGTAA
- a CDS encoding MurR/RpiR family transcriptional regulator, which translates to MDNRLATLLTRGESLTRAEYRVLAHLTEHPLLVGNITVRELAQATFVSTATIMRLCQKLGFSGFSEFIWHCKQLLTDTPHITTQGNALPQLPALFSQFIANYQQTFQWVTDEKRLQFADLLRHKESFFLYGAGFSYLFAEYLTKKLQVLGKTAFISGPGDSRNIFLSNAARYQVFIAVSRSGETEQVLDKARIAKNVGMTIVAFTRASANTLAGMADVHFALYDEAVHYAAEAAGVTSFESNLVLLMDLLLLEATG; encoded by the coding sequence ATGGATAACCGCCTGGCCACGCTGTTAACGCGCGGGGAATCGCTGACCCGCGCGGAATATCGCGTACTCGCACATCTCACGGAGCATCCACTGCTGGTGGGCAACATCACGGTGCGGGAACTGGCGCAGGCGACATTTGTCTCTACCGCGACGATTATGCGGCTGTGTCAGAAGCTGGGGTTCAGCGGGTTTAGCGAGTTTATCTGGCACTGCAAACAGCTCCTCACCGACACGCCGCATATTACGACGCAAGGAAACGCCCTTCCGCAATTGCCCGCGCTGTTCAGCCAGTTTATTGCCAACTATCAGCAGACATTCCAGTGGGTGACCGATGAGAAGCGTCTGCAGTTTGCCGACCTGCTGCGTCACAAAGAGAGCTTCTTTCTCTACGGTGCCGGGTTTTCCTATCTGTTTGCCGAATACCTGACCAAAAAACTGCAGGTGCTGGGGAAAACGGCGTTTATCTCCGGGCCGGGTGACAGCCGGAACATCTTCCTCAGCAACGCCGCCCGTTATCAGGTATTTATTGCCGTCTCGCGCAGCGGCGAAACAGAGCAGGTGCTGGATAAAGCGCGGATCGCCAAAAACGTCGGGATGACGATTGTCGCGTTTACCCGCGCCTCGGCCAATACGCTGGCGGGCATGGCGGACGTGCACTTCGCTCTCTATGACGAGGCGGTGCATTACGCCGCGGAAGCCGCAGGGGTGACGTCGTTTGAGTCGAATCTGGTACTGCTGATGGATTTACTGCTGCTGGAAGCAACGGGGTGA